In the Salvia splendens isolate huo1 chromosome 16, SspV2, whole genome shotgun sequence genome, TGGGCATTATTCTGGAGCCTAAAAAATTTACTGAACTATTAGCAGTGTCTGTTCCTGGACAGGTATATTTCATTTCGACTCTAAGCATCTCGTACTTCTTAATACATGTTTTCTACTTAGGCTCTGCATATTTCCCCACTTATACTCGGGCATTTATAAGAAGTAGAATATTGTCTGTCACTCCTTTTATGTAGTTTCCAAGTAGTGCATTTGCTTGTGGTCCTCATATTCTAcgttaaaaaaatgttttaatgTTTCTTTTTCAGGCCTCATTCTTTATCGCATATGTTGTAACATCCGGATGGACCGTTATATTTTGTATAGAACTTTTCCGACTAAAGTTcctaatttttagaattttgaaAGGAGCTTTGTGCTGCTGTTCTAATGAAGATGAGTTCATTTCCAATCCTTATCACAAACAAATCCCCAGGATTCTCTTTTTCAGCCTTCTTGGTATAATATACTTCTTCCTCTCACCCCTCATTCTGCCATTTGTTATGATTTTCTATGGCCTCGGATATATCATCTACCGTAACCAAGTAAGCCCATTTCCTCATCTTTGTACTTTAACTTGAAAGTGTCTGTCTCGTTTATCTTTTGATAATTCACACACTGGCAGCTGATTTGTTTCATTGTTCTTCATGGGCAGCTATTGAATGTGTATATACCAAAGTATGAAACTGGCGGAAAGTTTTGGCCCGTTGTTCATGATGCAACAATAGTTTTCCTAATATTGATGCATGTTATCGCCATTGGGGTATTTGCTGTGAAGAAAGTTCATTTTGCTTCAACCTTAACAGTTCCTCTTCCAATTCTCACTTTGTTATTCCATAGTTATTGCCAGAAACGGTTCTTACCAAGCTTCAAAGGTTACCCCGCTGAGGTAAATTCGGCACTCTAGCTTCACTTTTCACTTGATTGATGCATATATCAATTTCTTGACCGCTTGTTGTTGTATGTGCGACATCATCATCAACTATCCAATTTTCTGATGCAGTGCTTGATTAACAAGGATCGACTCGATCTTAATGACCCCTCAATGTCTTCTTTCTATGAGACACTAGCCACTTCCTATGAAGATCCCGCTATGGAGGCAGTCAGAGATTATCAAGCCGGTGAAACTAGTGCGACTACACCTTTTCTGCGTGATGTCTCTGAAGTCTAACGTTGTCTCTTCTTACCACGAGGTAGTGAGATAGATTTGTAGGCCTAATTTATGTAGAGCAGAGTATATAGTGCAGGCTGAGTTAATCATCTCTTTTGAAATGGCTTTCCTCCTAGATTTTTGAACGTACAGATTTGTCTTTCTACTATCTGTTTGTGTAAAAGCTGTATACATGCTTTTGTTTTTTACCATAGTCTACATGTTTACACTTCTTCACAGCTGGTTTCACCTTTTGTTTATGCTGGAAACAATATCTTTGCATTAGAGGGTTTATTTCTAATTTCAGTCAATTCTTTGGGAAAATTTGCTGATtgtacacacacacactcacacaatGATGCAACATACTGAATCCACTCTTTTTTTATGGGAAAAGGTAAAAAGTTGCATGTTAGTTGTAGGATCACAAGGGGTTAGTTGCCAAATTGtgtatttaaaaattataggaATTCTGAAGTAATGGCCTAATGGGTGCTCAGGTATCAATTTGCTAATTGTTTTTTGTTTGGAATATAAATGAAGTGGAAGTATTATGGAGTATATTTCTCCTATCATTTATTGTACTCCATTTCATTCGAATGTGAGATTCTCGACCACGTGCCACAATTTGTGGCACAATTATTGTGACACTCTATGCATAGATTGAGGTTTTAGAACAAAAAAGATTAGTCTATTTTTCAGATATTCCAAAGACAAGATTATAAAGTATGATGTTCAGTTTGCAAGATAATATCCtatgattaaatttgtattatATTTAGTTCATGGGATTGAATTTTATAACGGGATCCTAGATGGATACTGTGATAATTAATCATAGTCAATCCTCTCCTACTAAATAATcttacaacttaatcctagattacATCTTAGTATTATTTCATTTAGTAAACCAAACACCACCTTACAAGTACTATATATGCCCAAATTAGTATTTCTCACCCGCATAATGtttatttatttgcattttaaaaTCCATTTTATTAATCACTCTACTACTTATTAGCGAACGAATATCAGTGAGATATTATGCAAATAGTTACtcatatactccattcgtcccacataatttgggacactttgaccgggcacggattttaagaaatataatgaaaagtgagttgaaaaagttagtggaatgtgggtcccacttttatatattagttttataattaaatgtgggtatgaatgagttagtggaatgtgagatccactaccaaaaatggtaaaagtgaaatgggccgtcaaattatgtgggacggcccaaaatggaaaactgggtcaaattatgtgggacggagggagtagtatataataaaatattcaaattattaccgtatttattactaatattcaaTAGTTACTACTCTCTCTCCGTTCCAaattacttgagtcgtattctattttaatatgtccaagttacttgagtcatttttctttttagctaaaaataaaacagctaatctcatttactttattctttcttttactttactttctctcctctctcctactttattcttttctctacctttttttaatttttatttaactcattaaacacaactttcttaaaactcgtgccgaaaagaaatgcctcaaataacgtgggacggagagagtatcatTTAGTGTAGTGTGCATATTGGCAATCGAAATTGTTACAGAGATTCAATATTGTAAAAGAATACTAGTACAATTTTGAAAATACTGGTAcggtagtactattttttatgtaATATTTGATCAATTCGAAATACATTGCCAAAAGCACACAATTATAGTGTCCATCtaaattgaaattataatttaattaagtttattGTTACTTTAAAATGAAGAATatagaaattaaagaaaaattacacggctcttttatcattttaaacaAGTCTATTAAAACTTTGCTACAGTTatgaaaaacagaaaataaaccgACTTTTCACTTTGAAACCTGCGAAAAGTCTCCTGCTTCAAGTTCGAAATCACTGCATAAATAGGTTTGATTCTTTTCCTACTGAATTTATTTCTCAAGTTCTATCATGTAATCAGTTCTATTGTTTATCGATTAGGGTTTTGTTTCTCCCAGTCAGTTCCTAGATTCATCTTGTATGCTGACGCTCTGCTACATAGTACTCCATTTTATAATACGACAAATATTTGAATTGAATCACTCGAAGCTCAAAATTGAGCTGATATGAGATTCGGCTTGCTATAAATTATCGTAATCGTTTTATGTGCGGTAATCAAGCTTAGTTTTTCTTATGTTCTGCCGCTGGAATTTATATCTGAAaccacatttttttttaattctaaaaACTTGTTCATCATGTGATGTTTGACTTCAGAATGAAGTTAGATCAAATGTatatgtgcgtgtgtgtgttttaAATTCTAAAAACTGTTTATCATGTGATATTAACTTAAGAATGAAATTAGATAAAATCTTTGGTATCTCCTATACAGCTGAGAATGATACTTTGCTTGAGCAAGTTACCTTCACCTCTGGCAGATTTGTGGATATTCATATGCTAATCTTTCAGCTACAGGCATTTTGCTGCCATTTGCGGTTATCTGATTAACGAGCTGCTTAGTTGAAGCTGAAAAGTAAAGTTACAAATGGACTTCTAAGTTGGTGGTTGCAGTTGTGGAGCATAATAAGTTTGAAAAGGTTGATTTGAGAGTCTGGAGGAATGATTCTCTCTGCACTTTTAACTTCAGTGGGGATAAACGTTGCGCTGTGTTTTCTCTTTCTCATCCTCTACACAATACTAAGAAATCGGCCAAGTAATGCTGAACTCTATGTGCCACGCTTGGTTGCTGAAGGGAAATTTCAGGAGTATTATGCATCCGGCGTGAGAGGGTTCTTATCATCTTTCAAATGGGTGAAAAGAGCATGGCAGGCTACTGAAAACGAGCTTTTGGAAAATTCTGGATTGGATGCTGTGGTATTCATGCGCATTTTCATCTTTGGGTAAGTTGGAAAGAATGAACTTCTAGTAAAATTTAGGATCTGCATAAACCCATGAAATGTCATCTTTTGTAGAACATAGTGCTGATGTTTAGGTGTTTAAGTCAGTTCTAAATATATGGAGCAATATGTTGCGAAATTTTGTTTGAATAATATCTTGTTATGcaaaattttcttttctgaCAGGAAAATATCATATGCAGAGACATTTGTAAGTTTTGATTGAGTAATATTCAGCCCCATGATATTTCATTGTCTTAATCATGAACGTTTTGGTATTACTTATGAGGGTCATAGTTTTCCTCTGCCCTAGAAACAAGGTTAGGTTTTCCACTTTGTGATAGGTTAGAAGGAGATCTCTAAAAATGTAATGAGGTTGATAGATTTATTGTTTGGTTTATTCCTTGATTTATTCTGCTCATTGTTCGCAAATACTGTCtataattctaatttttatggCAATTTTTGTAGTCTTTTTTCTGCAGATTGATCAGATTAGCCTACATGTTTTTCCTCTTGTATGCAGGCTAAGAGTATTCCGGTTTGCAACGATTGTTGGCATATTTATTCTTCTGCCATTCAATTATATGGGCAACCAGCTGAATATTGATTTCACTGACTTACCGAACAAGTCACTAGAGACCTTCAGCATTTCAAATGTTGATGATGGTTCAAACAGGTTTTTTGCTCTATTATTTATCTAATCTAAATGTGCCATGTAAGAACTAATTTGAGTTGTGTGTTTGTCTGAGTTAGCATGTTTCAAGGCTTTATGCTTCTTGGCTAAATCCAATCTGAAGCACAAATTTTCCACACTCGATTTATCAATAGCCAATTAGGATAAGCCCTTGATCTATCTTTCTGAGACTTCTTATCACACTCTCATTTATCTCTTTACATTTTTCTGAACTAAACTGCTTTGAACCCGTTTGTCAAATAGTTTctgatttttatttaaaaaagaagCTTTACATCTTTTGGTGCTGCTTATTAGTTGTTGCTGGTGTCTTCTTAATTCCTTCTAGTTCAAATTTTGTTGTTAAGAGTAGAACTCATGTCATTAATAGAAAGGGACGACAATAGGGTCAAGCTTGCAGGTTTTCTTGTCTTGCCTTGTCCATCAGTCAAGCAAAACGGCCTGTTACACACTTTAAGAATATGAAGACATTTTTCCCATTCTCATTCATATAATATACTTGATTTTTTAATAACTGCTAGatatttgaaaattgaaatttagtACAAAATTGTATAGACTGTATGGtaacttaattaaatattatttcaaatatCTAGCAATAACTTAGAAATTATAAGAAAGAGAACGAAAAATGTGTTTCTTTATATTCTCAAATCATATTTAGAGGCACAGTCGGATTACTTTTTGAGTGTTTAAACTCAATATAATATTTACTCCATATTAATACTATATCTTGTCAACATTGGTATATGACTTATAATGTAATTGAGTTTATACACACTAGCAAACAATATACTTGGGCGGCATGGTTACCGAATATGTGTAGATAGTCATAGAGGCTTGCAACATTGGTGTTATGTGCTTGTAAAGTAAGCTAAGATTCACCTAAAAGAACCGTTTACATCTTGCTTTTAGCATTCACACTTTTTATTGGTAGTTTATTAACTATCTTATATGTCGGGTATATTAGTgacatatattttttattctcgAAGGTTGTGGATACACTTCTCTGCTGTTTATATTTTCACAGCTGTCGTCTGCTATCTTCTTTACTCTGTAAGCATATTATTTTCACCTAGTAAATTTTCTTTCATAATAGGTAAAAAAGTTAATGGTTCATAATGTTATGTTTTTTTCTGCAGGAATATGACGATATTGCAGCACTGAGGCTTTCTTACTTCTACTCTTCAAAACCTCGGCCCAGCCAGTTCACTGTTTTGGTTCGAAGTATTCCTGTCACTGCTGGGAGGAGCTTCAGTGAGACTATTGAGAGATTTTTTAGTGAATATTATCCTTCCACCTATCTTTCTCATTCGGTGATTCATCGAACAGGCAAACTGCAAGCGCTAGTTGTAAGCAAACTGTGTAGATCTAATGCTTTAACCAAATATTCTTTAGTAGATAAGGGTTGATtagtttctttttcttgtcatGTTTAATGCGCAATTGAACTCAGTTGTCCCTCTTGAACACAGTGTTGTTTCTTGCAGAACAACTAATACCTATTGCAGTTTCATAATTCTGCTGACATATCTATTCATTTCATAAATTACGTTCTTGTCTGCTTAGATGCATGATATCAAGTTATATGGTGAGCCCAATGTATACTTTTGTAATGAAAATTATGCTAGTGACACAATAAACTTCCGAGGTAAAAGAATGAGGAGGCGCTTTATATAATCAAGTGCAGAGGTCAAACTTTATCGTTAGATACTGCATAACATTTGTTATGTTATATGTTTGCTGACATTGCTCTATATTTTATGTAGAACAAGGCAGACAAGACCTACAAGAAGCTTGTTCATCTGGACTCAAAGAAATATCCTCAACAAAATTCCAAAAGAGGTTGTTGTTTGGGTATTTGCGGCCGAAAAGCTGAACGTGTAGACCAGTATGAGAAGAAGCTAGAAGATGTGGAGGGTGATATGAGAGCAGAACAATTATCTCTTGCTGGAAAGGTGAATATCATGAAGTGGTGTCATTAGTTCAGAATTAAATCTCCTTTTTGTGCCTGGTTTTATCCAAATTGATTACTCCCTCCTATCCAGAACATAGTGCACACCTTGGTGTGACATGTGTTCTAAAAAAAGTGCCCCATTTTGTAGTTTTTTATGTTAGTTAATTCTAGATGGTTCTTGGTCatggttttttttataaatatgtaaataaGGGTAAAGTATAAAGGAAATGTGTCTAAAAAAGGGAGTTAAAGAAGTGTGCATTTTATTCTCGGACGAAGGGAGTCAGAATTACTGAGATAAAAGAATCCTAGATTTAATCAATTGACCGATCTGTCACAGAACATAATAATGATAGATATATTTGTGTTACCCATTCCACAACTATACAAATTAATCGGTACAAATTTGCTTGATCTTAAAATTGCAAAGCATTTCCTATTCCACATATGGGGTTGTTATAATAATGTGTTTCTTCATATAACACAGAGTGATGAACAACTATACTCTTACTCTCTAACTTTTTCTAAATTCAAATTCCATAGATGAGTTGCTTCTCAGAAGGCCTTAGTACAGAAACTCAAAGTATCATGATGGCTGGTCTTTTTCAGTCATAGTTTGGCGATTCTACATTTTGATCTGGTACACCTTCTGATGCTCTATCTTCAATTTTCAATAGGAAGTTCCAGCTGCATTTGTGTCTTTCAAGACTCGTTTTAGCGCTGCAATAGTTTCACACCTCCAACAAGGGGTTAAACCCACAGATTGGGTTACTGAGCCAGCTCCAGATCCTCAAGATATACATTGGCCCTTCTTTTCTGCATCATTCTTCAAAAGATGGATGTGTAACATTGCagttgtttttacttgtcttCTTATAACCATCATGTTCCTTGTACCTGTTCTCATAGCCCAAGGGCTTACTAATTTGGCTCAGCTGGAGACCATGCTGCCCTTTTTGAGTGGCATATTAAGGCTGTAAGTTAATTTATCTGTTAGTATTTTCTTGTACAAAATGTGATCTAGACAATGCCTTACAATCTTTAATGTGCATCTCCTATGgttattaattatgaaaataatcAGATCTTATCCTAGCTTCATTTTATGATTGAACTCTTACTGTCTTACATATTAATGCAGGGAAATTGTCACCCAAGTAGTTACAGGATATCTTCCGAGTCTCATACTTGAGACGTTTCTAGATTTAGTGCCACCAGTCATGATTGTTCTTTCTTCCATTCAAGGATACATTGCCCTTAGTCAGATTGAGAAGAGTGCATGTATCAAAATGTTATGGTTCACAGTATGGAACGTCTTCTTTGCCAACGTGTTATCTGGATCAGCACTATACAGGATTGATGTCCTTCTCGAGCCTAAAAGAATTCCTGAACTATTAGCTGTGGCTGTTCCTGGACAGGTATTCTTCATTTTGACTGCTAGCATCTCATATTTTCTCTCCTTTTTCCTGTAGTTTTCAAGTAGCACTGGCGCATGGCCATATTTTCTGGACATCATATTCTTCTAAGTCATGcatattatgattttctttTCAGGCTTCATTCTTCATTGCGTATGTTGTAACATCTGGGTGGACAAAAACATTTTCTTCAGAACTTTTTCGGGTGAAGCGCCTTATGTTGAATATTTTGAAAGGAAGCTTGTGCTGTGACTCTGATGATGAACTCGAGGTCCCTTCCAATCCTTATCACAAAGAAATTCCCAGGATTCTCTTTTTCAGCCTTCTTGGTATAACCTACTTCTTCCTCGCACCCCTCATTTTGCCATTTGTAATGATTTACTATGGCCTCGGATATATCATATACCGTAACCAGGTCAGTCATCGTCCTCCTTGCTATTCCAAGTTGATGTTACGTCGTCGCCTTATAGATTTTGTGAATATATTATGATGACTGACTGCTATCATTTATTATTTCGAATATTAGTGTCCCATACTGTAGCTGATTTGTTTTATTGTGCTTCTTGGGCAGCTATTGAATGTTTATTCACCAAAGTTTGAAACTGGTGGAAAGTTTTGGCCTGTGGTTCACGACGCGACAATAGTTTTCTTAGTATTGATGCATGTTATAGCCATTGGGATCTTTGGTTTGAAGAAACTCCCTTCAGCTTCAAGCTTAACAATTCCCCTTCCAATTCTCACTCTGCTATTCCATGGTTATTGCCGGAGACGTTTCTTACCTAGTTTCAAAGGTTTTCCAGCTGAGGTAAATTGACATTCTATCGTGGCCTATCACTTAAAGTTAATGATCGATCATTTTCTTGACTGCTTGTCTTATCAATATCATCAAGACATCAACTTTATAAAATTTATGTTGCAGTGCATGATCAACAAGGATAGACTTGATCAGAACGATCCCACGATATCTTCTTTCTACGAGAAACTATCCACTGCCTACCAAGATCCTGCTATGGAGCGAGTCAGACATTCTGAAGCCAGTGAAAGCAGCACAACTCCTCTTCTGACCAGTTATAGATGAAGTTTAACTTGTGTTTTTTTCTCACCACAAGATTGCATTTGTAAGCATAATTTCTGTATCTTATCATCTGATTTTTGAAAATACACATTTCTTTGTCCTTTTAGTGTCTGTCTGTAAAAAACTGTGATTTGCACCTCTCACTCTCTCTTGTTGAAACATTTGGAGGCTCAATTCACTTATTAACAGCTACGAAGATTGTGCTGTAAATTGTATGTCTGCGTAGTGGAGTtt is a window encoding:
- the LOC121772292 gene encoding CSC1-like protein HYP1, encoding MILSALLTSVGINVALCFLFLILYTILRNRPSNAELYVPRLVAEGKFQEYYASGVRGFLSSFKWVKRAWQATENELLENSGLDAVVFMRIFIFGLRVFRFATIVGIFILLPFNYMGNQLNIDFTDLPNKSLETFSISNVDDGSNRLWIHFSAVYIFTAVVCYLLYSEYDDIAALRLSYFYSSKPRPSQFTVLVRSIPVTAGRSFSETIERFFSEYYPSTYLSHSVIHRTGKLQALVNKADKTYKKLVHLDSKKYPQQNSKRGCCLGICGRKAERVDQYEKKLEDVEGDMRAEQLSLAGKEVPAAFVSFKTRFSAAIVSHLQQGVKPTDWVTEPAPDPQDIHWPFFSASFFKRWMCNIAVVFTCLLITIMFLVPVLIAQGLTNLAQLETMLPFLSGILRLEIVTQVVTGYLPSLILETFLDLVPPVMIVLSSIQGYIALSQIEKSACIKMLWFTVWNVFFANVLSGSALYRIDVLLEPKRIPELLAVAVPGQASFFIAYVVTSGWTKTFSSELFRVKRLMLNILKGSLCCDSDDELEVPSNPYHKEIPRILFFSLLGITYFFLAPLILPFVMIYYGLGYIIYRNQLLNVYSPKFETGGKFWPVVHDATIVFLVLMHVIAIGIFGLKKLPSASSLTIPLPILTLLFHGYCRRRFLPSFKGFPAECMINKDRLDQNDPTISSFYEKLSTAYQDPAMERVRHSEASESSTTPLLTSYR